One Falco peregrinus isolate bFalPer1 chromosome 6, bFalPer1.pri, whole genome shotgun sequence DNA segment encodes these proteins:
- the C1S gene encoding complement C1s subcomponent isoform X1, with the protein MWYLVFLCLPTWADAASMYGEILSPNYPQVYPNDVQESWEIQVPLGFGIRLYFTHMDLEPSQNCEYDFVKVLSLSSSEKKTRRRILSGDEVEGVLCGRKKPRTPGSSIVEEFHVPYNTLTMRFQSDFSNEERFTGFAAYYVAVDLDECTDFVEEPCSHYCNNYIGGYFCTCPPDYFLYEDEKTCGVNCSGNVFTEPSGEIASPNYPNQYPENSRCEYRVALRPGYFVALTIHSGDFDLEPADPTGSCHDSLTFVSGKQRFGPYCGSKFSGPPEIKTRSNVLDIIFQTDHKTQHKGWKIRYYEDSITCPPSIIPNSVLEPQKDKYVFKDSVKVTCVEGYEIVRQRDSVVTFHSSCQENGEWSNSHLRCVPVNCGDPTPIDNAQAVYVSELHEPLYKAAFRYQCDAPYYTLKDKEDAVYQCSASGEWVNEDMGTKLPKCVPVCGVPSNPIKEKAKIIGGTLAEKGNFPWQVYFNYPRGGGVLISERWVMTAAHVLEGYDRPDMYAGAINIAGESLRREGQRLIAEASFIHPGWKNQPTDTRTDFDNDIALLKLRDPVRMGPNISPLCLPGKSPEYELEEGTLGYIAGWGQREKGRLPIYLWKALIPVVGMDKCRSVKPEGSADSSAYRFTDNMICAGGGKDSCKGDSGGAYAIQDPLDDRRYYVAGLISWGPRCGTFGLYTKVVRYLDWIAETMSQHEDE; encoded by the exons ATGTG gtaccttgtcttcctctgcctcccaaCCTGGGCTGATGCAGCCTCCATGTACGGTGAGATCTTGTCACCCAATTATCCTCAGGTGTATCCTAATGATGTGCAGGAATCCTGGGAAATCCAGGTCCCTCTGGGATTCGGCATTCGCCTTTATTTCACACATATGGATCTCGAACCATCGCAGAACTGTGAATATGACTTTGTAAAGGTACTGTCCTTGTCCTCAAGtgagaaaaagacaagaaggCGG ATCCTGTCTGGTGACGAAGTTGAAGGTGTGCTTTGTGGGCGGAAGAAACCTCGTACCCCTGGCTCTTCAATTGTGGAGGAATTTCATGTCCCTTACAACACACTCACCATGCGCTTCCAATCAGACTTTTCCAATGAGGAGCGTTTCACTGGTTTTGCAGCCTACTACGTTGCAGTGG ACTTGGATGAGTGCACGGATTTTGTGGAGGAACCTTGCAGTCATTACTGTAATAATTATATTGGAGGTTACTTCTGTACCTGTCCACCGGATTATTTCCTCTATGAGGATGAGAAAACATGTGGAG TGAACTGCAGCGGGAATGTCTTCACGGAGCCATCAGGGGAGATTGCCAGCCCCAACTACCCCAACCAGTACCCAGAGAACTCGCGGTGTGAGTACCGGGTGGCTCTGAGGCCGGGCTACTTCGTGGCGTTGACCATACATAGTGGGGACTTCGACCTGGAACCAGCCGACCCCACAGGGAGTTGCCACGACAGCTTGACA TTTGTCTCTGGAAAGCAGCGTTTTGGTCCCTATTGTGGCAGCAAATTCTCAGGTCCTCCTGAAATCAAAACTAGGAGCAACGTTCTTGACATAATCTTCCAGACAGaccacaaaacacagcacaaaggCTGGAAAATACGCTACTATGAGGATT CCATAACCTGTCCCCCGAGCATCATTCCGAACTCTGTTCTTGAGCCGCAGAAGGACAAGTACGTCTTCAAGGACAGTGTGAAGGTGACCTGCGTGGAAGGCTATGAAATTGTGAGG CAACGAGACAGCGTCGTGACTTTTCACTCCAGCTGTCAGGAAAATGGCGAATGGAGCAACTCCCATCTCCGCTGTGTTC CTGTCAACTGCGGTGATCCCACTCCTATTGACAATGCCCAAGCCGTGTACGTCTCCGAGCTTCACGAGCCTCTGTACAAAGCTGCTTTCCGGTATCAGTGTGATGCTCCTTACTATACCCTAAAAGACAAGGAGGATG CGGTGTATCAGTGCTCAGCCAGTGGAGAATGGGTCAACGAAGACATGGGAACAAAGCTACCAAAATGTGTCCCAG tgtgtGGGGTGCCTAGCAATCCCATtaaggagaaagcaaagatcATTGGAGGCACCCTTGCAGAAAAGGGCAACTTTCCCTGGCAGGTGTATTTCAATTACCCAAGAGGAGGCGGTGTGTTAATCTCTGAGCGATGGGTAATGACTGCAGCTCATGTGCTGGAGGGGTACGACAGGCCCGACATGTACGCCGGGGCAATCAATATCGCTGGAGAATCTCTGCGCCGGGAGGGCCAGCGGCTGATCGCAGAGGCCTCATTCATCCACCCGGGCTGGAAGAATCAGCCCACTGACACCAGGACCGATTTTGATAATGATATTGCGCTACTGAAGCTGAGGGATCCTGTGAGGATGGGCCCAAACATCTCGCCCCTCTGCCTTCCTGGTAAATCACCCGAGTACGAGCTGGAGGAGGGGACGCTGGGCTACATTGCTGGCTGGGgccagagggagaagggaaggctgccCATCTATCTGTGGAAGGCACTGATTCCCGTGGTGGGCATGGATAAGTGCCGATCTGTGAAACCAGAGGGCTCTGCCGATTCCAGTGCGTACCGATTCACCGACAATATGATCTGTGCTGGTGGGGGCAAGGACAGCTGCAAGGGGGACAGTGGCGGAGCCTACGCTATCCAAGATCCTCTTGATGACAGACGGTACTATGTGGCCGGGCTAATCTCCTGGGGACCACGTTGTGGTACCTTTGGTCTTTACACTAAGGTAGTGCGTTATTTGGACTGGATTGCAGAGACAATGAGCCAGCATGAGGATGAATAA
- the C1S gene encoding complement C1s subcomponent isoform X2 has translation MWYLVFLCLPTWADAASMYGEILSPNYPQVYPNDVQESWEIQVPLGFGIRLYFTHMDLEPSQNCEYDFVKILSGDEVEGVLCGRKKPRTPGSSIVEEFHVPYNTLTMRFQSDFSNEERFTGFAAYYVAVDLDECTDFVEEPCSHYCNNYIGGYFCTCPPDYFLYEDEKTCGVNCSGNVFTEPSGEIASPNYPNQYPENSRCEYRVALRPGYFVALTIHSGDFDLEPADPTGSCHDSLTFVSGKQRFGPYCGSKFSGPPEIKTRSNVLDIIFQTDHKTQHKGWKIRYYEDSITCPPSIIPNSVLEPQKDKYVFKDSVKVTCVEGYEIVRQRDSVVTFHSSCQENGEWSNSHLRCVPVNCGDPTPIDNAQAVYVSELHEPLYKAAFRYQCDAPYYTLKDKEDAVYQCSASGEWVNEDMGTKLPKCVPVCGVPSNPIKEKAKIIGGTLAEKGNFPWQVYFNYPRGGGVLISERWVMTAAHVLEGYDRPDMYAGAINIAGESLRREGQRLIAEASFIHPGWKNQPTDTRTDFDNDIALLKLRDPVRMGPNISPLCLPGKSPEYELEEGTLGYIAGWGQREKGRLPIYLWKALIPVVGMDKCRSVKPEGSADSSAYRFTDNMICAGGGKDSCKGDSGGAYAIQDPLDDRRYYVAGLISWGPRCGTFGLYTKVVRYLDWIAETMSQHEDE, from the exons ATGTG gtaccttgtcttcctctgcctcccaaCCTGGGCTGATGCAGCCTCCATGTACGGTGAGATCTTGTCACCCAATTATCCTCAGGTGTATCCTAATGATGTGCAGGAATCCTGGGAAATCCAGGTCCCTCTGGGATTCGGCATTCGCCTTTATTTCACACATATGGATCTCGAACCATCGCAGAACTGTGAATATGACTTTGTAAAG ATCCTGTCTGGTGACGAAGTTGAAGGTGTGCTTTGTGGGCGGAAGAAACCTCGTACCCCTGGCTCTTCAATTGTGGAGGAATTTCATGTCCCTTACAACACACTCACCATGCGCTTCCAATCAGACTTTTCCAATGAGGAGCGTTTCACTGGTTTTGCAGCCTACTACGTTGCAGTGG ACTTGGATGAGTGCACGGATTTTGTGGAGGAACCTTGCAGTCATTACTGTAATAATTATATTGGAGGTTACTTCTGTACCTGTCCACCGGATTATTTCCTCTATGAGGATGAGAAAACATGTGGAG TGAACTGCAGCGGGAATGTCTTCACGGAGCCATCAGGGGAGATTGCCAGCCCCAACTACCCCAACCAGTACCCAGAGAACTCGCGGTGTGAGTACCGGGTGGCTCTGAGGCCGGGCTACTTCGTGGCGTTGACCATACATAGTGGGGACTTCGACCTGGAACCAGCCGACCCCACAGGGAGTTGCCACGACAGCTTGACA TTTGTCTCTGGAAAGCAGCGTTTTGGTCCCTATTGTGGCAGCAAATTCTCAGGTCCTCCTGAAATCAAAACTAGGAGCAACGTTCTTGACATAATCTTCCAGACAGaccacaaaacacagcacaaaggCTGGAAAATACGCTACTATGAGGATT CCATAACCTGTCCCCCGAGCATCATTCCGAACTCTGTTCTTGAGCCGCAGAAGGACAAGTACGTCTTCAAGGACAGTGTGAAGGTGACCTGCGTGGAAGGCTATGAAATTGTGAGG CAACGAGACAGCGTCGTGACTTTTCACTCCAGCTGTCAGGAAAATGGCGAATGGAGCAACTCCCATCTCCGCTGTGTTC CTGTCAACTGCGGTGATCCCACTCCTATTGACAATGCCCAAGCCGTGTACGTCTCCGAGCTTCACGAGCCTCTGTACAAAGCTGCTTTCCGGTATCAGTGTGATGCTCCTTACTATACCCTAAAAGACAAGGAGGATG CGGTGTATCAGTGCTCAGCCAGTGGAGAATGGGTCAACGAAGACATGGGAACAAAGCTACCAAAATGTGTCCCAG tgtgtGGGGTGCCTAGCAATCCCATtaaggagaaagcaaagatcATTGGAGGCACCCTTGCAGAAAAGGGCAACTTTCCCTGGCAGGTGTATTTCAATTACCCAAGAGGAGGCGGTGTGTTAATCTCTGAGCGATGGGTAATGACTGCAGCTCATGTGCTGGAGGGGTACGACAGGCCCGACATGTACGCCGGGGCAATCAATATCGCTGGAGAATCTCTGCGCCGGGAGGGCCAGCGGCTGATCGCAGAGGCCTCATTCATCCACCCGGGCTGGAAGAATCAGCCCACTGACACCAGGACCGATTTTGATAATGATATTGCGCTACTGAAGCTGAGGGATCCTGTGAGGATGGGCCCAAACATCTCGCCCCTCTGCCTTCCTGGTAAATCACCCGAGTACGAGCTGGAGGAGGGGACGCTGGGCTACATTGCTGGCTGGGgccagagggagaagggaaggctgccCATCTATCTGTGGAAGGCACTGATTCCCGTGGTGGGCATGGATAAGTGCCGATCTGTGAAACCAGAGGGCTCTGCCGATTCCAGTGCGTACCGATTCACCGACAATATGATCTGTGCTGGTGGGGGCAAGGACAGCTGCAAGGGGGACAGTGGCGGAGCCTACGCTATCCAAGATCCTCTTGATGACAGACGGTACTATGTGGCCGGGCTAATCTCCTGGGGACCACGTTGTGGTACCTTTGGTCTTTACACTAAGGTAGTGCGTTATTTGGACTGGATTGCAGAGACAATGAGCCAGCATGAGGATGAATAA
- the C1S gene encoding complement C1s subcomponent isoform X3, with protein sequence MQPPCTILSGDEVEGVLCGRKKPRTPGSSIVEEFHVPYNTLTMRFQSDFSNEERFTGFAAYYVAVDLDECTDFVEEPCSHYCNNYIGGYFCTCPPDYFLYEDEKTCGVNCSGNVFTEPSGEIASPNYPNQYPENSRCEYRVALRPGYFVALTIHSGDFDLEPADPTGSCHDSLTFVSGKQRFGPYCGSKFSGPPEIKTRSNVLDIIFQTDHKTQHKGWKIRYYEDSITCPPSIIPNSVLEPQKDKYVFKDSVKVTCVEGYEIVRQRDSVVTFHSSCQENGEWSNSHLRCVPVNCGDPTPIDNAQAVYVSELHEPLYKAAFRYQCDAPYYTLKDKEDAVYQCSASGEWVNEDMGTKLPKCVPVCGVPSNPIKEKAKIIGGTLAEKGNFPWQVYFNYPRGGGVLISERWVMTAAHVLEGYDRPDMYAGAINIAGESLRREGQRLIAEASFIHPGWKNQPTDTRTDFDNDIALLKLRDPVRMGPNISPLCLPGKSPEYELEEGTLGYIAGWGQREKGRLPIYLWKALIPVVGMDKCRSVKPEGSADSSAYRFTDNMICAGGGKDSCKGDSGGAYAIQDPLDDRRYYVAGLISWGPRCGTFGLYTKVVRYLDWIAETMSQHEDE encoded by the exons ATGCAGCCTCCATGTACG ATCCTGTCTGGTGACGAAGTTGAAGGTGTGCTTTGTGGGCGGAAGAAACCTCGTACCCCTGGCTCTTCAATTGTGGAGGAATTTCATGTCCCTTACAACACACTCACCATGCGCTTCCAATCAGACTTTTCCAATGAGGAGCGTTTCACTGGTTTTGCAGCCTACTACGTTGCAGTGG ACTTGGATGAGTGCACGGATTTTGTGGAGGAACCTTGCAGTCATTACTGTAATAATTATATTGGAGGTTACTTCTGTACCTGTCCACCGGATTATTTCCTCTATGAGGATGAGAAAACATGTGGAG TGAACTGCAGCGGGAATGTCTTCACGGAGCCATCAGGGGAGATTGCCAGCCCCAACTACCCCAACCAGTACCCAGAGAACTCGCGGTGTGAGTACCGGGTGGCTCTGAGGCCGGGCTACTTCGTGGCGTTGACCATACATAGTGGGGACTTCGACCTGGAACCAGCCGACCCCACAGGGAGTTGCCACGACAGCTTGACA TTTGTCTCTGGAAAGCAGCGTTTTGGTCCCTATTGTGGCAGCAAATTCTCAGGTCCTCCTGAAATCAAAACTAGGAGCAACGTTCTTGACATAATCTTCCAGACAGaccacaaaacacagcacaaaggCTGGAAAATACGCTACTATGAGGATT CCATAACCTGTCCCCCGAGCATCATTCCGAACTCTGTTCTTGAGCCGCAGAAGGACAAGTACGTCTTCAAGGACAGTGTGAAGGTGACCTGCGTGGAAGGCTATGAAATTGTGAGG CAACGAGACAGCGTCGTGACTTTTCACTCCAGCTGTCAGGAAAATGGCGAATGGAGCAACTCCCATCTCCGCTGTGTTC CTGTCAACTGCGGTGATCCCACTCCTATTGACAATGCCCAAGCCGTGTACGTCTCCGAGCTTCACGAGCCTCTGTACAAAGCTGCTTTCCGGTATCAGTGTGATGCTCCTTACTATACCCTAAAAGACAAGGAGGATG CGGTGTATCAGTGCTCAGCCAGTGGAGAATGGGTCAACGAAGACATGGGAACAAAGCTACCAAAATGTGTCCCAG tgtgtGGGGTGCCTAGCAATCCCATtaaggagaaagcaaagatcATTGGAGGCACCCTTGCAGAAAAGGGCAACTTTCCCTGGCAGGTGTATTTCAATTACCCAAGAGGAGGCGGTGTGTTAATCTCTGAGCGATGGGTAATGACTGCAGCTCATGTGCTGGAGGGGTACGACAGGCCCGACATGTACGCCGGGGCAATCAATATCGCTGGAGAATCTCTGCGCCGGGAGGGCCAGCGGCTGATCGCAGAGGCCTCATTCATCCACCCGGGCTGGAAGAATCAGCCCACTGACACCAGGACCGATTTTGATAATGATATTGCGCTACTGAAGCTGAGGGATCCTGTGAGGATGGGCCCAAACATCTCGCCCCTCTGCCTTCCTGGTAAATCACCCGAGTACGAGCTGGAGGAGGGGACGCTGGGCTACATTGCTGGCTGGGgccagagggagaagggaaggctgccCATCTATCTGTGGAAGGCACTGATTCCCGTGGTGGGCATGGATAAGTGCCGATCTGTGAAACCAGAGGGCTCTGCCGATTCCAGTGCGTACCGATTCACCGACAATATGATCTGTGCTGGTGGGGGCAAGGACAGCTGCAAGGGGGACAGTGGCGGAGCCTACGCTATCCAAGATCCTCTTGATGACAGACGGTACTATGTGGCCGGGCTAATCTCCTGGGGACCACGTTGTGGTACCTTTGGTCTTTACACTAAGGTAGTGCGTTATTTGGACTGGATTGCAGAGACAATGAGCCAGCATGAGGATGAATAA
- the C1S gene encoding complement C1s subcomponent isoform X4, whose translation MRFQSDFSNEERFTGFAAYYVAVDLDECTDFVEEPCSHYCNNYIGGYFCTCPPDYFLYEDEKTCGVNCSGNVFTEPSGEIASPNYPNQYPENSRCEYRVALRPGYFVALTIHSGDFDLEPADPTGSCHDSLTFVSGKQRFGPYCGSKFSGPPEIKTRSNVLDIIFQTDHKTQHKGWKIRYYEDSITCPPSIIPNSVLEPQKDKYVFKDSVKVTCVEGYEIVRQRDSVVTFHSSCQENGEWSNSHLRCVPVNCGDPTPIDNAQAVYVSELHEPLYKAAFRYQCDAPYYTLKDKEDAVYQCSASGEWVNEDMGTKLPKCVPVCGVPSNPIKEKAKIIGGTLAEKGNFPWQVYFNYPRGGGVLISERWVMTAAHVLEGYDRPDMYAGAINIAGESLRREGQRLIAEASFIHPGWKNQPTDTRTDFDNDIALLKLRDPVRMGPNISPLCLPGKSPEYELEEGTLGYIAGWGQREKGRLPIYLWKALIPVVGMDKCRSVKPEGSADSSAYRFTDNMICAGGGKDSCKGDSGGAYAIQDPLDDRRYYVAGLISWGPRCGTFGLYTKVVRYLDWIAETMSQHEDE comes from the exons ATGCGCTTCCAATCAGACTTTTCCAATGAGGAGCGTTTCACTGGTTTTGCAGCCTACTACGTTGCAGTGG ACTTGGATGAGTGCACGGATTTTGTGGAGGAACCTTGCAGTCATTACTGTAATAATTATATTGGAGGTTACTTCTGTACCTGTCCACCGGATTATTTCCTCTATGAGGATGAGAAAACATGTGGAG TGAACTGCAGCGGGAATGTCTTCACGGAGCCATCAGGGGAGATTGCCAGCCCCAACTACCCCAACCAGTACCCAGAGAACTCGCGGTGTGAGTACCGGGTGGCTCTGAGGCCGGGCTACTTCGTGGCGTTGACCATACATAGTGGGGACTTCGACCTGGAACCAGCCGACCCCACAGGGAGTTGCCACGACAGCTTGACA TTTGTCTCTGGAAAGCAGCGTTTTGGTCCCTATTGTGGCAGCAAATTCTCAGGTCCTCCTGAAATCAAAACTAGGAGCAACGTTCTTGACATAATCTTCCAGACAGaccacaaaacacagcacaaaggCTGGAAAATACGCTACTATGAGGATT CCATAACCTGTCCCCCGAGCATCATTCCGAACTCTGTTCTTGAGCCGCAGAAGGACAAGTACGTCTTCAAGGACAGTGTGAAGGTGACCTGCGTGGAAGGCTATGAAATTGTGAGG CAACGAGACAGCGTCGTGACTTTTCACTCCAGCTGTCAGGAAAATGGCGAATGGAGCAACTCCCATCTCCGCTGTGTTC CTGTCAACTGCGGTGATCCCACTCCTATTGACAATGCCCAAGCCGTGTACGTCTCCGAGCTTCACGAGCCTCTGTACAAAGCTGCTTTCCGGTATCAGTGTGATGCTCCTTACTATACCCTAAAAGACAAGGAGGATG CGGTGTATCAGTGCTCAGCCAGTGGAGAATGGGTCAACGAAGACATGGGAACAAAGCTACCAAAATGTGTCCCAG tgtgtGGGGTGCCTAGCAATCCCATtaaggagaaagcaaagatcATTGGAGGCACCCTTGCAGAAAAGGGCAACTTTCCCTGGCAGGTGTATTTCAATTACCCAAGAGGAGGCGGTGTGTTAATCTCTGAGCGATGGGTAATGACTGCAGCTCATGTGCTGGAGGGGTACGACAGGCCCGACATGTACGCCGGGGCAATCAATATCGCTGGAGAATCTCTGCGCCGGGAGGGCCAGCGGCTGATCGCAGAGGCCTCATTCATCCACCCGGGCTGGAAGAATCAGCCCACTGACACCAGGACCGATTTTGATAATGATATTGCGCTACTGAAGCTGAGGGATCCTGTGAGGATGGGCCCAAACATCTCGCCCCTCTGCCTTCCTGGTAAATCACCCGAGTACGAGCTGGAGGAGGGGACGCTGGGCTACATTGCTGGCTGGGgccagagggagaagggaaggctgccCATCTATCTGTGGAAGGCACTGATTCCCGTGGTGGGCATGGATAAGTGCCGATCTGTGAAACCAGAGGGCTCTGCCGATTCCAGTGCGTACCGATTCACCGACAATATGATCTGTGCTGGTGGGGGCAAGGACAGCTGCAAGGGGGACAGTGGCGGAGCCTACGCTATCCAAGATCCTCTTGATGACAGACGGTACTATGTGGCCGGGCTAATCTCCTGGGGACCACGTTGTGGTACCTTTGGTCTTTACACTAAGGTAGTGCGTTATTTGGACTGGATTGCAGAGACAATGAGCCAGCATGAGGATGAATAA
- the C1R gene encoding complement C1r subcomponent: MHTLLLVWAFLFFGVINSSTVPGKFFGEIRSPGYPKPYPNNNISVWDIHVPKGYVVKLTFMYFDLEPSESCFYDYVKIKADKRNLGRYCGRLESPTGNHPGRKEFVSKGNRMHLAFHSDFSNEENGTVIPYRGFLAYYRAVDLDECGPNYAAETEERPRCQHFCHNYVGGYFCSCRAGYQLQSDHHSCKVECSSQLFTEAAGYLSSPEYPQPYPEDLQCNYSIRLQKGLSVILKFLDPFEIDDHQQVHCPYDQLKIQAREREIGEFCGKESPGIIETNSNEVDILFLTDESGFSRGWKIHYTSEKIRCPQPVPQDQFTIIRDLQPVYQFQDYFIVSCKTGYNLVEGHRKLLSFTAVCQADGTWHQSMPHCEIVNCGDPTPLSNGAFSYVNKPADNTYQSVITYRCNEPYYRIVTRTGGDTFTCSPEGTWVDRDGQMKIPACLPVCGKPVNPVTEVQRILGGKSARRGNFPWQALTGIHGRGGGALLGDRWILTAAHTIFPKGAGGSNVSLEQLAEEANIFLGHNKVEELHKMGNHPVRRIFIHPDYNPSDEYNFNGDIALLELKHPVTLGPTVLPICLPDTTNTTFYVDGHMGYVSGFGVEKNFISNHLKYVSLPAVAREECQRWLDSKKGHVPMVFSENMFCAGFLRDKRDTCQGDSGSVYTVLDAESGRWVATGIVSWGIGCAEGYGFYTKILNYLDWIKGIAGEDRL, from the exons AT GCACACTCTTCTGCTCGTGTGggccttccttttctttggagTCATCAATTCCAGTACAGTCCCAGGAAAGTTCTTTGGGGAGATCAGATCCCCTGGTTATCCCAAGCCGTATCCCAACAATAACATCAGCGTCTGGGACATCCATGTCCCAAAAGGCTATGTGGTGAAGCTGACCTTCATGTATTTTGACCTGGAGCCATCTGAGTCCTGCTTCTATGACTATGTTAAG ATCAAAGCAGACAAGAGGAACTTGGGCCGATACTGTGGCCGGCTTGAGTCACCCACAGGCAATCACCCAGGAAGGAAGGAGTTTGTGTCTAAGGGGAACAGGATGCACCTGGCGTTTCACTCCGATTTCTCCAACGAAGAAAACGGCACGGTGATCCCCTACAGGGGCTTCCTGGCCTATTACCGAGCTGTGG ATCTTGATGAATGTGGCCCTAACTACGCTGCTGAGACAGAAGAAAGGCCTCGGTGCCAGCACTTTTGCCACAACTATGTGGGTGGCTACTTCTGTTCTTGCCGGGCTGGCTACCAGCTTCAGAGTGACCACCACTCCTGCAAAG TGGAGTGCAGCAGCCAGTTGTTCACAGAGGCAGCTGGGTACCTGAGCAGCCCGGAGTACCCCCAGCCTTACCCTGAGGACCTCCAGTGTAACTACAGCATCCGTCTGCAGAAGGGCCTGTCTGTCATCCTCAAGTTCTTGGATCCCTTTGAGATTGATGACCACCAGCAAGTCCACTGTCCTTATGACCAGCTCAAG ATCCAAGCACGTGAGAGAGAGATTGGTGAATTCTGTGGCAAGGAGTCACCCGGCATCATTGAAACCAACAGCAATGAGGTGGACATACTCTTCCTCACTGATGAGTCGGGGTTCAGCCGTGGCTGGAAGATCCACTACACCTCGGAGA AAATACGGTGCCCGCAGCCTGTCCCACAGGATCAGTTCACCATCATCAGGGACCTTCAGCCTGTGTATCAATTTCAGGACTATTTCATCGTCAGCTGCAAGACTGGGTATAACCTGGTGGAG GGGCACCGAAAGCTGCTGTCCTTTACGGCTGTCTGCCAGGCAGATGGAACATGGCACCAGTCCATGCCCCACTGTGAAA TTGTGAACTGTGGCGACCCTACACCCCTGAGCAACGGGGCATTCAGCTATGTCAACAAGCCTGCAGACAACACCTACCAGTCGGTGATCACATACCGATGCAATGAGCCATATTATCGCATTGTCACCAGAACAGGTGGCG ACACATTCACCTGCTCTCCTGAGGGAACCTGGGTGGATCGAGATGGCCAGATGAAGATTCCTGCCTGTTTGCCAG TGTGCGGGAAGCCGGTCAACCCCGTTACTGAAGTCCAGCGGATCTTGGGTGGCAAGTCGGCAAGGAGAGGCAACTTCCCTTGGCAGGCTCTGACTGGCATCCATGGGCGAGGGGGTGGCGCGCTCCTGGGCGACCGCTGGATCCTGACTGCCGCCCACACCATCTTCCccaaaggggctggggggagcaatgtcagcctggagcagctggcagaggaggctAACATTTTCCTCGGCCACAACAAGGTAGAAGAGCTCCACAAGATGGGTAACCACCCTGTACGTAGGATCTTTATCCATCCAGATTACAACCCCAGTGATGAGTACAACTTCAATGGGGACATAGCCCTGCTGGAGCTGAAACACCCAGTGACCCTGGGCCCTACCGTACTGCCCATCTGTCTCCCAGATACCACCAACACCACGTTCTACGTGGATGGGCACATGGGCTACGTGAGCGGGTTTGgtgtggaaaaaaatttcatttcaaatcatTTGAAGTATGTGAGCCTGCCAGCTGTTGCTCGAGAGGAGTGTCAGAGGTGGCTGGACAGTAAGAAGGGACATGTACCTATGGTTTTCTCTGAGAACATGTTCTGTGCTGGCTTCCTCAGAGACAAGCGAGACACCTGCCAGGGGGACAGTGGGAGTGTCTACACGGTGCTAGATGCAGAAAGTGGTCGCTGGGTGGCTACTGGTATTGTTTCTTGGGGTATCGGCTGTGCTGAAGGTTATGGCTTCTACACCAAGATCCTCAACTACTTGGACTGGATCAAAGGGATAGCAGGGGAGGACAGGCTCTAG